The following coding sequences are from one Microtus pennsylvanicus isolate mMicPen1 chromosome 1, mMicPen1.hap1, whole genome shotgun sequence window:
- the Il31 gene encoding interleukin-31 produces the protein MIFHTGPTKPAWVLLCCVGTLLATCGPSFGASITKSAPTADMIKTILKYLKLESKELYEDYVSKNSSGEVPIDESLQLPCFTLGCEASTNISIIEAYLEEVRRLSENRVDTSRVTKRLSDITCSDVRCSNSSKPSVSGPDKFYEGKSFKLTVLKQFSDCMEKLEAKDRIC, from the exons ATGATCTTCCACACAG gACCGACGAAGCCTGCCTGGGTGCTGCTCTGCTGTGTGGGAACTTTGCTGGCCACCTGCGGTCCATCCTTTGGTGCATCTATAACAAAGAGTGCGCCTACAGCAGACATGATAAAAACTATACTTAAATACTTGAAACTTGAATCTAAGGAACTGTATGAAGACTATGTAAGT AAAAACAGCTCGGGCGAGGTGCCAATAGACGAGTCCCTCCAGCTGCCCTGCTTCACCCTGGGCTGCGAAGCGTCCACCAACATCTCCATCATCGAGGCCTATCTGGAGGAGGTCAGAAGGCTGAGCGAGAACAGAGTAGACACCTCCAGAGTCACAAAACGACTCAGCGATATCACGTGCTCCGACGTCAGGTGTTCCAATTCATCGAAACCGAGCGTCTCTGGGCCTGATAAATTCTATGAGGGTAAAAGCTTCAAACTGACCGTTTTGAAACAGTTCTCAGACTGCATGGAAAAACTGGAGGCTAAGGACAGGATATGCTGA
- the Lrrc43 gene encoding leucine-rich repeat-containing protein 43 has protein sequence MATRDSSASYRKTEGIPGTLSTAVQEHLRKLCLREFPCGTGSWNKSRFLPHTPRAWRNLVPREEEIVSAGEETVEALLGLVRSSHSPWALMKDSSVEDHFLRELAIQHPLMIKDTFFYSYFRSLRVVDKEVTLVDKDLLKFLKLEELILSANKIEEIDANNLPRTLKVLELYGNLIASMECLCSPPPPNLQHLGLGHNKLLGPLQSLYVTSRNWPQLVSLDLGFNELTDLQSMIAGLCTLKHLRLLVLQGNPLALVPYYRGFTVDSLARLCVLDDITVSPSEKHQFRGLSIHGDLLAREAQFLVTIGNVRGVIDSSVLDPEPGPEGPFISYSYYVTYDFVEDEDGEGNVRASTMAETHPDSVLAERIRTESPEGLSKELSEFIAEEMNEMAEDSGESGITDLQGSETTLSIRSAPLPQSIDSSEELSKLRPRIDPRLCPSPGTVLFSTVRKPWTDVIPCNYEMKHNLKELVRVKNFLLAGTTVTIVEEKILSWPVLPTPVESPLPAKKGKADKKEKEKEKEKEKGKKQKAEEAAKEKELKKKKEPPKELRQDPPVLRVLGSGLVYLEPLLAGDSAVTTVCNFGVIRTMESDRLTYARDSKKIKKVPKKEKSKMATPTFESVYQPEPLTVEIQIQLQQYRSVEEAFLSLLD, from the exons ATGGCGACAAGAGACTCCAGCGCGAGCTACAGAAAGACCGAGGGCATACCCGGGACCTTGAGCACCGCAGTGCAAGAGCATCTGCGGAAGCTGTGTCTGCGTGAATTCCCATGTGGCACCGGGAGCTGG AATAAGTCACGCTTTCTTCCTCACACACCGCGAGCCTGGAGGAACTTGGTCCCCAGGGAGGAGGAGATTGTGAGTGCTGGTGAGGAGACGGTGGAGGCCCTGCTGGGTCTGGTCCGCAGCAGCCATTCTCCGTGGGCCTTGATGAAGGACTCCAGCGTCGAGGACCATTTCCTGAGAGAGCTGGCCATCCAGCACCCACTGATGATCAAAGACACTTTCTTCTACTCCTACTTTCGGTCCCTGCGGGTGGTGGACAAGGAG gtGACTCTGGTGGACAAAGATCTCTTGAAATTTCTAAAGCTTGAGGAGTTGATTCTGAGTGCCAATAAAATCGAGGAAATCGATGCTAACAATCTGCCCCGAACATTGAAG GTGCTGGAGCTCTATGGCAACTTGATCGCCAGCATGGAGTGTCTGTGCTCACCTCCACCCCCGAACCTGCAGCACTTGGGGCTAGGCCACAACAAACTGCTGGGTCCTTTGCAGAGTCTGTATGTCACCTCCAGAAACTG GCCCCAGCTCGTCTCCCTGGATCTGGGCTTCAACGAGTTGACAGACTTGCAGAGCATGATAGCGGGTCTCTGCACCCTGAAGCACCTGAGGCTGCTCGTGCTGCAGGGGAACCCACTGGCCCTGGTTCCTTACTACCGTGGCTTTACCGTGGACAGCCTGGCACGCCTCTGTGTGCTGGACGACATCACCGTGTCTCCCAGCGAGAAGCACCAGTTCCGGGGGCTCAGCATTCATGGTG ACCTGTTGGCACGTGAGGCACAGTTTCTGGTGACCATCGGCAATGTCAGGGGTGTTATTGACAGCTCTGTCTTGGACCCAGAGCCGGGACCTGAAGGTCCTTTCATCAGTTACAGCTACTATGTGACCTACGACTTTGTGGAAGACGAGGATGGTGAAGGGAACGTGCGGGCTAGCACGATGGCAGAGACCCATCCCGACAGTGTTCTGGCAGAG AGGATTCGCACAGAGTCGCCTGAGGGCCTGTCCAAGGAGTTGTCCGAGTTTATAGCTGAGGAGATGAACGAGATGGCCGAGGACTCCGGAGAGTCTGGGATAACAGATCTGCAGGGGTCGGAGACAACCCTTTCCATCCGCTCTGCCCCACTGCCACAGTCGATTGACTCCTCGGAAGAGCTGTCAAAGCTAAGGCCTCGAATAGATCCAAGGCTCTGTCCATCCCCAGG GACAGTTCTCTTCAGCACGGTCCGAAAGCCCTGGACTGACGTCATTCCTTGTAACTATGAGATGAAGCACAACCTCAAGGAGCTGGTGCGGGTCAAGAACTTCCTGCTGGCAGGGACCACGGTGACCATCGTAGAAGAGAAG ATCCTATCCTGGCCTGTGTTGCCCACTCCTGTCGAGAGTCCCTTGCCTGCCAAGAAGGGGAAAGcagacaagaaagagaaagaaaaagagaaagaaaaggagaaagggaaaaaacagaaagcagaggaggCTGCCAAGGAAAAG GAGCTCAAGAAGAAAAAGGAGCCACCCAAGGAGCTGCGCCAGGACCCGCCCGTGCTGCGCGTGCTGGGTAGTGGCCTGGTGTACCTGGAGCCCTTGTTGGCAGGGGACTCAGCAGTGACCACTGTGTGTAATTTTGGGGTGATCCGCACCATGGAATCTGACAGATTGACTTATGCCAGG GAttcaaagaagataaagaaagttCCCAaaaaag AAAAGTCAAAAATGGCGACTCCAACCTTCGAAAGCGTGTACCAGCCGGAGCCCCTGACCGTGGAGATTCAGATCCAACTGCAACAGTACCGCTCGGTGGAGGAAGCTTTCCTCAGCCTACTTGATTAG